The proteins below come from a single Bacteroidota bacterium genomic window:
- a CDS encoding response regulator, with protein sequence MEAQTSDNRTVVKHFTPGNQDIPLVSSCNTCVPFITPAPVLKESFQPFSIFRIRLFFLSLLFFWVILSGYTAAVADGNRGYTIRAYGRGNTDIPTNLTKAITQDKDGMIWVGSDNGLILFNGSEFRTITDGLPSFLIKRFYHSPSFAYPLIITDRGIVEVQSTDPVSVRTIISGHNLVTDSTMFYAKSIYEQKPGHYFLGEPGSVLRIVNGRFTRYDFEEKYRADDFFRSFQFTTLNDSTLLVTSQRGYVFRFDEPTNRFVLMPITGSFNINRIDALITLPDGRLLAGTDSGVYELRPDASLSTVSLHLVAEVTGVSSLVLKDDMLFIGTWRNGCSIMPIDKPDGLRRLTDLPFRVITDIFAGADGTVWLSSDEGFAFIREPLFSSFELPVPTLFIQQIQPLPDGSVLATEGNYVFHVTLDGDEPRFRQLYAARSSLIMSIHGTPDRFYLGFKDGFIEVVEKGKRIRTYQLLRGRESNRIVQSMDRSPGDTLFFQSVGLAGFGMILPDGTLREITSPDLTTISFAAIAFDPVRKKVYLGGTTFETLLYEYDLQTGAFHSLNLWDHPMSAENMGVNTITISREGTVLLGTSRGIAEYDGSSLRLRSGFDETLNVRSLYDDPAGGLWIGHEHGLIYQTSGENIRFDTNDGMGNITVSFRSIVKTPDNRLWVGTAAGISFFRTPEAIRLSRSRTPQILNLKVNEDRITTIPDNGLTINSGSGIELSVSAFMFPTETVRYQMLVAGRDSIQRDWRTQSTFFIPNLTRGTYQIHVWARQNGFLSSEPLILTIRVLPAWYQTWWAISLLVVFLFSAFISVSYWRRNVLEKRRTETELRKSEQQNRELIEALPDFWLRLSGKLEVIDFHHGTAQLPFFTIGQLERHQTIWQLFPPSISRPLTDCINRTRETGDSGTVIVSVDDQDGQLDFEARCLALGSREVILIFRDFSKEKQIEREIIHARETAIEVSRLKTEFLATMSHEIRTPMNAVIGMTSLLQKTVLSQEQEEYIRTLRESSDSLLRIINEILDFSKIESGKLEVDIRPFRISTATEAVLNMFYARALDKGLHLQVIYHRQTPADVIGDESRYRQILSNLIDNAIKFTPSGGILVNIKPVEKEDRSYVEIHIRDTGIGIPPDRMDRLFNAFSQLDASVTRKYGGSGLGLAISKKLAELMDGNISVDRRQSHGSRFRVLIPTTAVEGTLSEDIRQMTIRPVTICHPDRVIRWMLREFFRELEIPVQSYRKPDEVPQSSMLVITHAELARQFTHPKQQVVVLGPCTDQAMNGKAYSGIAGIDFLRFLFTVMEKEQKPVSEQPVRLADKYPMNILVAEDNPVNQLLMKRLLGKLGYEITMAADGQEAVNSLQNTQTDIIFMDVQMPVMDGLEATSLIRTQSGTGKRPIIIALTANALESDREACLNAGMDDYLSKPVTITDIERIIRKWAGSV encoded by the coding sequence ATGGAAGCTCAGACCTCTGACAATCGAACCGTTGTGAAGCACTTTACCCCAGGCAATCAGGATATACCACTGGTCTCTTCCTGCAATACTTGTGTCCCTTTCATCACCCCTGCACCCGTTTTAAAGGAATCCTTCCAACCATTTTCCATCTTCAGAATCCGGTTGTTCTTTTTATCCTTGCTGTTTTTCTGGGTGATTCTTTCCGGCTACACCGCTGCCGTGGCCGATGGCAACAGAGGGTATACCATCCGGGCCTACGGCCGCGGGAACACCGATATCCCTACCAATCTGACCAAGGCCATCACTCAGGACAAAGATGGGATGATCTGGGTTGGCAGTGATAATGGCCTCATTCTGTTCAACGGCAGCGAATTCAGGACCATTACCGACGGGCTTCCCAGCTTCCTCATCAAACGGTTTTATCATTCCCCCTCTTTTGCCTATCCGTTAATCATCACCGACCGCGGAATTGTTGAAGTCCAATCCACCGATCCGGTTTCTGTCCGTACGATCATTTCAGGGCACAATCTGGTGACCGACTCGACCATGTTTTACGCCAAGAGTATCTATGAACAAAAGCCCGGTCACTATTTTCTTGGCGAACCCGGCTCGGTTCTGCGCATAGTTAACGGCCGCTTTACCCGGTATGATTTCGAGGAAAAATACCGCGCAGATGATTTCTTCAGATCTTTCCAGTTTACCACGCTGAATGACTCGACCCTGCTGGTCACCTCCCAGCGTGGCTATGTGTTCCGTTTTGATGAGCCCACCAATCGATTTGTTCTCATGCCCATCACCGGCTCATTCAATATCAACCGGATCGATGCGCTGATCACACTTCCCGATGGCCGGTTGCTGGCCGGGACCGATTCCGGTGTATATGAACTCCGACCCGACGCCTCCCTGTCAACGGTTTCTCTCCATCTGGTCGCTGAAGTGACTGGTGTTTCTTCACTGGTACTGAAGGATGACATGCTTTTTATCGGTACCTGGCGGAATGGATGCAGTATCATGCCAATCGACAAACCCGATGGCCTCAGGCGGCTCACCGATCTTCCGTTCCGTGTGATCACCGATATATTCGCCGGCGCAGACGGAACCGTCTGGCTTTCCTCGGATGAAGGCTTTGCCTTTATCCGTGAACCCCTGTTTTCGTCCTTTGAACTCCCGGTTCCCACTCTGTTTATTCAGCAGATACAACCCCTGCCCGATGGTTCGGTGCTTGCCACCGAGGGAAATTACGTTTTCCATGTCACCCTCGATGGGGATGAACCCCGGTTCAGACAACTGTATGCCGCCCGGTCCAGCCTGATCATGTCGATTCATGGTACACCCGACCGGTTTTACCTGGGCTTCAAAGATGGTTTCATTGAGGTGGTTGAAAAGGGGAAACGGATCAGAACGTATCAGCTGCTCAGAGGGCGCGAATCGAACCGGATTGTTCAGTCCATGGACCGGTCACCCGGCGATACACTTTTCTTTCAATCGGTCGGTTTAGCTGGTTTTGGAATGATTCTTCCCGACGGGACACTGAGGGAAATCACTTCACCCGACCTGACCACTATCAGCTTTGCAGCCATCGCATTCGATCCGGTCCGTAAGAAGGTTTATCTGGGAGGCACCACTTTTGAAACCCTTCTTTATGAATATGATCTGCAGACAGGGGCCTTTCATTCACTGAACCTATGGGACCACCCGATGTCGGCGGAAAACATGGGGGTCAATACCATTACCATCAGCCGCGAAGGAACTGTGCTGCTCGGAACATCGCGGGGCATCGCAGAATACGATGGTTCCTCCCTGCGTCTACGATCCGGTTTTGATGAAACTCTGAATGTGCGCTCCTTGTATGATGACCCGGCCGGCGGACTCTGGATCGGACATGAACACGGTCTCATCTACCAGACTTCCGGTGAAAACATCCGGTTCGATACCAACGATGGCATGGGAAATATCACCGTTTCCTTCAGATCCATTGTTAAAACACCCGACAACCGATTGTGGGTGGGAACCGCTGCTGGTATCAGCTTTTTCAGAACTCCCGAAGCCATCCGGCTTTCAAGATCCAGAACCCCGCAGATCCTGAACCTGAAAGTCAACGAAGACCGGATCACCACGATTCCTGATAATGGGCTGACCATCAACTCAGGCTCTGGCATCGAATTGTCTGTTTCGGCATTCATGTTTCCCACCGAAACCGTCCGCTACCAGATGCTTGTGGCCGGTCGCGATTCCATCCAGCGCGACTGGAGAACCCAATCGACCTTCTTTATTCCCAACCTGACCCGGGGCACTTATCAGATTCATGTCTGGGCCCGTCAGAACGGATTTCTTTCCAGCGAACCGCTGATTCTGACCATCCGGGTGCTTCCGGCCTGGTATCAGACCTGGTGGGCCATCAGTTTGCTGGTGGTGTTTCTTTTCTCGGCCTTCATATCGGTTTCCTACTGGCGACGCAATGTCCTTGAGAAACGACGGACCGAAACCGAACTGCGGAAAAGTGAACAACAGAACCGGGAGCTGATCGAAGCACTCCCCGATTTCTGGCTGAGGTTGTCTGGAAAACTCGAGGTGATTGATTTTCATCATGGTACCGCCCAGTTGCCATTTTTCACCATCGGTCAGCTCGAAAGACATCAGACCATCTGGCAACTGTTTCCGCCTTCTATTTCCCGGCCTTTGACCGATTGCATAAACCGGACCCGCGAAACCGGTGATTCCGGCACCGTTATTGTTTCGGTGGATGATCAGGATGGTCAACTCGATTTTGAAGCCCGGTGTCTGGCCCTTGGCAGCCGGGAAGTCATTCTCATCTTCCGTGATTTTTCAAAGGAAAAACAGATTGAGCGGGAGATCATTCATGCAAGAGAAACCGCTATCGAAGTCAGCCGCCTGAAAACCGAGTTTCTGGCCACCATGTCTCATGAGATCAGAACTCCAATGAACGCCGTCATCGGTATGACCAGCCTGCTGCAGAAAACCGTTCTTTCTCAGGAACAGGAAGAATACATCAGAACCTTAAGAGAAAGCAGTGACTCGCTGTTACGGATCATCAATGAGATTCTGGATTTTTCAAAGATCGAGTCAGGAAAACTCGAGGTTGATATACGGCCTTTCCGCATATCAACCGCCACCGAGGCCGTTCTGAACATGTTTTATGCCCGGGCACTCGATAAGGGACTTCACCTCCAGGTCATTTATCACCGGCAAACCCCGGCCGATGTCATCGGGGACGAATCGCGTTACCGACAGATTCTGAGCAACCTCATCGACAATGCCATCAAATTCACGCCCTCCGGCGGAATCCTTGTCAACATCAAACCGGTTGAAAAAGAGGACCGGTCATATGTCGAGATTCATATCCGCGATACCGGCATTGGAATTCCTCCGGACAGAATGGACCGTTTGTTCAATGCCTTCAGTCAGCTGGATGCCTCGGTGACCCGCAAATACGGTGGCAGCGGTCTTGGCCTGGCCATTTCGAAAAAACTGGCCGAGCTGATGGATGGAAATATCTCGGTGGACCGCCGGCAATCTCATGGAAGCCGGTTCAGAGTACTCATACCGACCACCGCCGTGGAAGGTACCCTCTCCGAAGACATCCGCCAGATGACCATCCGACCCGTTACCATCTGCCATCCCGACCGCGTGATCAGATGGATGCTCAGGGAATTCTTCAGAGAGCTGGAAATTCCGGTACAGAGTTACCGGAAACCCGATGAGGTCCCCCAGTCTTCAATGCTCGTGATCACCCATGCAGAACTGGCCCGACAATTTACCCACCCCAAACAACAGGTTGTGGTTCTGGGTCCCTGCACCGATCAGGCGATGAATGGTAAGGCCTACTCTGGAATTGCCGGAATTGATTTTCTGAGATTTCTGTTCACCGTCATGGAAAAGGAGCAGAAACCGGTGAGCGAGCAACCAGTTCGGCTAGCGGATAAATATCCTATGAATATTCTGGTTGCAGAGGACAATCCGGTTAATCAATTATTGATGAAACGTTTACTGGGAAAACTGGGCTATGAAATCACCATGGCTGCTGATGGTCAGGAAGCCGTGAATTCGCTGCAAAACACCCAGACCGACATCATTTTCATGGATGTTCAGATGCCTGTCATGGACGGACTCGAAGCGACTTCCCTGATCCGGACCCAATCAGGTACCGGCAAACGACCCATTATCATTGCTCTCACAGCCAACGCCCTTGAATCGGACCGGGAGGCATGCCTGAATGCTGGAATGGATGACTACCTGTCTAAACCGGTCACCATCACCGATATAGAACGGATAATCAGAAAATGGGCCGGGTCGGTCTGA
- the pyk gene encoding pyruvate kinase — MINLNSRRAKIVCTLGPSSNTYETIRDLALAGMDVARLNFSHGSYEDHLARINLIRRVSKDIDKPIAILQDLQGPKIRVGTFQHGKTSLTNGQRFTITVDDIVGNDERVSTSYKSIVNDVNVNDIILLDDGLLRLKVVEKTERDVITEVVFGGILKDRKGINLPDVLMSVPALSEKDIQDVHFGLKHDVDYIALSFVQRADDVLQLKRIISEAGCSTPVVAKIEKPSAVNSLDAITDVADAIMVARGDLGVELNTEDVPPVQKKIIKMCNQKGVPVITATQMLESMIHNPRPTRAEASDVANAILDGTDAVMLSAETAAGAFPVDSVQTMAKIISIIESYALSNGQDGDYKPKNIVYSTPLATGLAATTAANMVNATAIVCMTQSGSTAVMISKFRPRKPIIAVTAREVSLRKLCLVWGVQGYLINDFKDNVDDAVDDMRKILLEQNVVRQGNRIIITAGLPFTKRRSTNMMRIEEI; from the coding sequence ATCATTAACCTCAATTCACGCCGTGCCAAGATCGTTTGCACGCTTGGACCGTCCTCAAACACCTACGAAACCATCCGGGACCTGGCGCTGGCCGGAATGGATGTAGCCAGACTAAATTTTTCCCATGGCTCTTACGAGGATCATCTTGCACGTATCAACCTGATCAGGCGTGTGTCGAAGGACATCGATAAGCCGATTGCCATTCTGCAGGATTTGCAGGGTCCGAAAATCAGGGTTGGTACCTTCCAGCATGGAAAAACCTCTTTGACCAACGGTCAGCGTTTTACCATTACCGTTGATGACATTGTGGGTAATGATGAACGGGTTTCCACGTCCTATAAAAGCATCGTTAACGATGTGAATGTTAACGACATCATTCTGCTTGATGATGGATTGCTGCGCCTGAAAGTGGTCGAAAAGACCGAGCGTGATGTCATAACCGAAGTTGTTTTCGGCGGGATACTCAAGGACCGGAAAGGGATTAACCTTCCCGACGTTCTGATGAGTGTGCCGGCTCTTTCAGAAAAAGACATTCAGGATGTTCATTTCGGACTGAAGCACGATGTGGATTACATCGCCCTGTCCTTTGTTCAGCGGGCCGATGACGTGCTGCAGCTGAAACGGATCATTTCGGAAGCAGGTTGCTCCACACCGGTGGTTGCTAAAATCGAAAAACCATCGGCCGTGAATTCCCTCGATGCCATTACCGATGTGGCCGATGCCATTATGGTTGCTCGGGGTGATCTTGGAGTGGAGCTGAACACCGAAGACGTGCCTCCGGTTCAGAAGAAGATTATCAAAATGTGCAATCAGAAGGGGGTTCCGGTTATTACGGCCACCCAGATGCTCGAGTCAATGATTCACAATCCGCGACCGACCCGTGCGGAAGCCAGTGATGTGGCCAACGCCATTCTGGATGGTACCGATGCGGTTATGTTGTCGGCAGAAACGGCAGCTGGGGCCTTCCCGGTTGATTCGGTCCAGACCATGGCCAAAATCATTTCGATCATCGAAAGTTATGCCCTCAGTAACGGTCAGGATGGCGATTACAAACCCAAGAATATTGTTTACTCAACTCCGCTGGCAACCGGTCTGGCTGCCACCACTGCGGCCAATATGGTGAACGCAACGGCCATTGTCTGTATGACTCAATCGGGTTCTACGGCGGTCATGATCTCGAAATTCCGCCCGAGAAAGCCCATTATCGCAGTGACAGCCCGCGAAGTTTCTCTAAGGAAACTGTGTCTGGTTTGGGGTGTTCAGGGTTACCTGATCAATGATTTCAAGGACAATGTGGATGATGCCGTGGATGACATGCGCAAAATCCTACTCGAGCAGAATGTGGTTCGTCAGGGGAACCGCATTATTATCACGGCCGGTCTTCCTTTTACCAAACGGCGCAGCACAAACATGATGCGGATTGAAGAAATCTGA
- a CDS encoding response regulator, which translates to MKTIFIVDDEEGIRDIFETILKIYFRDSIRSGALQIIKSEDGSRAVENARLVKPDFVLMDVKMPVMDGIEAFYEMKKLNNNQPVKTFFITGFASDGDIGRRMDKAISDGALGMLAKPISSPDLRKLVDDHLSLTS; encoded by the coding sequence ATGAAGACCATCTTTATCGTCGATGATGAAGAAGGAATCCGGGATATTTTTGAGACCATTCTCAAAATTTATTTCCGGGATTCCATCCGGTCGGGTGCCCTGCAGATAATCAAGTCGGAAGATGGATCCAGAGCGGTGGAAAATGCCCGCCTGGTCAAACCTGATTTCGTTCTGATGGATGTGAAAATGCCGGTGATGGATGGCATTGAAGCTTTTTATGAAATGAAAAAGCTGAATAACAATCAACCCGTCAAAACCTTCTTCATTACCGGTTTTGCCAGTGATGGTGATATTGGCCGCCGAATGGATAAAGCCATCAGTGATGGTGCACTGGGGATGCTTGCCAAACCCATTTCCTCCCCGGACCTCCGGAAATTGGTCGATGACCATCTTAGCTTAACAAGTTAA